Proteins from a single region of Aureibacter tunicatorum:
- a CDS encoding DoxX family protein: protein MTLITICVLISSLSFFFYSYSYFRAPHMKDEFKRFGLEKMGLTIIILETLGALGLLVGLKFNFILMISSLGLALLMFAGLIVRIKIKDSIWVSLPAFSYMVLNAFIFWKSINSSI, encoded by the coding sequence ATGACCTTGATTACAATATGCGTTTTGATTTCAAGTTTGTCTTTTTTTTTCTATAGTTATTCATATTTTAGAGCACCTCATATGAAAGACGAATTTAAACGATTTGGACTCGAAAAAATGGGGTTAACAATCATAATATTGGAGACTTTAGGAGCTCTAGGTTTGTTGGTGGGGCTTAAATTCAATTTCATTTTAATGATTTCATCTCTAGGTCTTGCATTACTTATGTTCGCTGGCCTTATTGTAAGAATAAAAATAAAAGACAGTATTTGGGTTTCATTACCAGCTTTTTCTTATATGGTTTTAAATGCATTTATCTTTTGGAAATCAATAAATTCATCTATATAA
- a CDS encoding sensor histidine kinase, which yields MKNSKKEYIKLYALLLIYSFIDMLFLRFTLFNGNLNGLISEAFLWVFLVLVIMTLIYEFLFRVLSDWRFINICLIGFIPLTVITLSLQYAVMNYFHSESINHNYLPDFGLFIRSIYLGTLIYLTYLGGKRDKLKTEQINALKNQQAELKIDLLEQQINPHFLFNNLSILTTLIDNNNKLKATRFLESFSNVYRYVIEHRSQDFIPLSMELKMADDYLLLMKERFENQFIFEMDLGNQVNNYFIIPNTLHILFENIFKHNMMNAKNPLLITMVLKDGSLRIENQKKAKKHKSVSTGVGLKNLSGRYQLLMGETTEVKDKEDSFQVNIPLIQNY from the coding sequence ATGAAAAATTCAAAAAAAGAATATATTAAATTATATGCGCTGTTACTTATCTATTCCTTTATAGATATGCTGTTCTTAAGATTCACACTATTCAATGGAAATCTTAATGGACTAATATCAGAAGCATTTTTATGGGTGTTTTTGGTATTGGTAATTATGACATTAATTTATGAGTTTTTATTCAGAGTACTTTCTGATTGGAGGTTTATCAATATCTGTCTTATCGGTTTTATTCCATTGACTGTAATTACTCTGAGTTTACAGTATGCTGTGATGAACTATTTTCATTCAGAATCTATTAATCATAATTATTTGCCTGATTTCGGCCTTTTTATACGCTCGATCTACCTTGGCACATTGATTTATTTGACCTATCTAGGAGGAAAACGCGATAAACTAAAAACAGAACAAATCAATGCTCTAAAAAACCAACAAGCTGAGCTGAAAATAGACTTACTGGAACAACAGATCAACCCCCACTTCTTGTTCAATAATTTATCTATTCTAACGACTTTGATTGACAACAATAATAAATTAAAAGCAACAAGGTTTTTAGAGTCGTTTTCCAATGTTTATCGCTATGTTATTGAACACCGAAGTCAGGATTTTATTCCATTGTCGATGGAGCTAAAAATGGCGGATGATTACCTTTTATTAATGAAAGAACGCTTCGAAAATCAGTTCATCTTTGAAATGGATCTAGGTAATCAAGTGAATAATTATTTTATCATACCTAATACACTCCATATTCTGTTTGAAAATATATTTAAGCACAATATGATGAATGCGAAAAATCCTTTATTAATTACCATGGTTTTGAAAGATGGATCTTTAAGGATTGAAAATCAAAAAAAAGCTAAAAAACATAAATCAGTTTCTACCGGTGTCGGATTGAAAAATCTAAGCGGTAGATATCAATTATTAATGGGAGAAACCACTGAAGTCAAAGACAAGGAGGACAGTTTCCAAGTAAATATCCCACTTATACAAAACTATTAA
- a CDS encoding LytTR family DNA-binding domain-containing protein yields the protein MKLLVIEDEPKTQHQIIQFLMEYNDSWIIEDECDNIEEAIYLLKTKSKYDLVLADIELTDGNLMNVLDQFPLTVPIIFITAYNQYMQRAFEVNSISYLTKPIKKIELFKALDKFQKISKDVTSNDLKDLLVYIKQQKEYKQKFLAQLSNKLVIVDIKDIAFFEIEDGVIFINTLKDRLMLKERSLDDIEEVLDPNSFMRVNRSSIVNKEHIIEIKPYDKNSIMINTSNKWIKSSQKKTVEFRKWITQ from the coding sequence ATGAAACTTTTAGTAATAGAAGATGAACCGAAAACACAACATCAAATTATTCAATTTTTGATGGAATATAATGATTCTTGGATCATAGAAGATGAATGCGACAATATAGAAGAGGCTATTTACTTGCTAAAAACAAAGAGCAAATACGATTTGGTATTGGCTGATATAGAATTGACTGATGGTAATTTGATGAACGTACTCGATCAATTTCCGCTTACTGTCCCGATCATCTTCATTACAGCTTATAATCAATACATGCAGAGAGCATTTGAGGTAAATAGCATTTCTTACTTAACCAAACCGATCAAAAAAATCGAGCTGTTTAAGGCATTGGATAAATTCCAAAAAATAAGCAAAGACGTTACAAGCAATGACCTCAAAGATCTACTTGTATATATCAAACAACAAAAGGAGTACAAACAAAAGTTTTTAGCTCAACTCAGTAATAAATTGGTAATAGTGGACATAAAAGACATCGCTTTTTTTGAGATCGAAGACGGCGTCATTTTTATCAACACTTTAAAAGACAGGCTTATGCTAAAAGAACGAAGCTTGGATGATATTGAAGAAGTATTGGATCCAAATAGCTTCATGCGCGTCAATAGAAGCAGCATAGTCAACAAAGAACATATAATTGAAATCAAGCCGTATGATAAAAATTCAATCATGATTAATACATCCAATAAATGGATTAAGTCGAGTCAAAAAAAGACGGTTGAATTTAGAAAATGGATAACGCAGTAG
- a CDS encoding serine hydrolase domain-containing protein, producing the protein MNKFNFTSILLIIFLLSCQSEKKKKATTHASISENYSLLDKVENNIYRIDENGTNDSLPIAIETRMKELNIPGVSIAVFDNNEIIWAKGYGLKYKANKEKVDKRTLFQAASISKPVTSVMAFKLIEQGKISLDENVNTKLKSWQVPENEFTTTEKVTPRRIMSHTSGLGTSGFQGYNKQDSIPSLVQILEGSEITNSAPVRVIQEPGTSEIYSGGGMQVLQLLMEDVSGQKFEELTEEFIFKPLGMKSSTFDQHLPQELNEIASNGFDTYGNTVEGGYHLYPEKAAAGLWTTPSDLAKFMIALGKSYRGEEGGVLEQSSAQLMMERVPRAGGTGIGIDGEGDAFRFRHDGGNTGFNCYAVSFANKGRGFVIMMNSDNGSQLSHEVARAISKAYNWPATWIHE; encoded by the coding sequence ATGAACAAATTCAATTTCACTTCAATCCTTTTGATAATTTTCCTATTATCATGTCAATCTGAAAAGAAGAAAAAAGCAACTACTCATGCTTCAATTAGTGAAAACTACTCTTTGCTAGATAAAGTTGAGAACAATATCTACCGAATAGATGAAAATGGAACAAACGACTCTCTGCCTATAGCTATTGAAACTCGGATGAAAGAATTAAATATTCCGGGCGTCAGCATAGCTGTTTTTGATAATAATGAAATCATCTGGGCAAAAGGGTATGGATTGAAGTATAAAGCTAATAAGGAGAAAGTTGATAAAAGAACTTTGTTTCAAGCCGCCTCAATTTCCAAGCCAGTGACAAGCGTAATGGCGTTTAAACTAATAGAGCAAGGAAAAATCTCATTGGACGAAAATGTAAACACAAAATTAAAGAGCTGGCAAGTTCCTGAAAACGAATTCACGACAACAGAAAAAGTAACTCCAAGAAGAATCATGAGCCACACATCTGGATTGGGCACATCAGGATTTCAAGGGTATAATAAACAAGATTCCATACCATCCTTAGTGCAAATCTTGGAGGGTAGTGAAATAACAAATTCAGCCCCTGTAAGAGTGATTCAAGAACCAGGAACATCTGAGATCTATTCTGGTGGCGGCATGCAGGTATTGCAATTATTGATGGAAGATGTTAGCGGACAAAAATTCGAAGAGCTGACTGAAGAGTTCATTTTTAAGCCATTAGGAATGAAAAGCAGTACTTTTGATCAACATTTGCCTCAAGAATTGAATGAAATAGCGTCAAATGGATTTGATACTTATGGAAATACAGTAGAAGGCGGTTATCATTTGTACCCAGAAAAAGCCGCGGCAGGTTTATGGACTACACCATCCGATCTGGCTAAATTCATGATAGCCTTAGGCAAATCTTACCGAGGCGAAGAAGGTGGCGTATTAGAACAAAGTTCAGCCCAGTTAATGATGGAAAGAGTGCCTAGAGCAGGTGGAACAGGCATTGGAATAGATGGAGAAGGAGATGCATTTCGATTCAGACATGACGGAGGGAATACAGGTTTTAATTGCTATGCCGTCTCTTTTGCTAATAAAGGAAGAGGATTTGTCATTATGATGAATTCTGACAATGGTTCTCAATTAAGCCACGAAGTAGCCAGAGCAATATCAAAAGCATATAACTGGCCAGCTACGTGGATACATGAGTAA